From one Musa acuminata AAA Group cultivar baxijiao unplaced genomic scaffold, Cavendish_Baxijiao_AAA HiC_scaffold_599, whole genome shotgun sequence genomic stretch:
- the LOC135662227 gene encoding ATP synthase subunit a, chloroplastic, which produces MNVIPCSIKTLKGLYDISGVEVGQHFYWQIGGLQVHAQVLITSWVVIAILLGSVILAVRNPQTIPTGGQNFFEYVLEFIRDLSKTQIGEEYGPWVPFIGTMFLFIFVSNWSGALLPWKIIQLPHGELAAPTNDINTTVALALLTSVAYFYAGLSKKGLGYFGKYIQPTPILLPINILEDFTKPLSLSFRLFGNILADELVVVVLVSLVPSVVPIPVMFLGLFTSGIQALIFATLAAAYIGESMEGHH; this is translated from the coding sequence atgaatgttataccatgttccattaaaacactcaaggggttatacgatatatcgggtgtagaagtaggccaacatttctattggcaaataggaggtttacaagtccatgcccaagtacttatcacttcttgggtagtaattgctatcttattaggttcggtgatcctagctgttcggaatccacaaaccattccgaccggcggtcagaatttcttcgaatatgtccttgaatttattcgagacttgagcaaaacccagattggagaagaatatggtccttgggttccctttattggaactatgttcctatttatttttgtttctaactGGTCAGGTGCTCTTTTACCTTGGAAAATTATACAGTTACCTCATGGGGAGTTAGCTGCGCCCACGAATGATATAAATACTACTGTTGCTTTAGCTTTACTCACGTCAGTCGCATATTTTTATGCGGGTCTTAGCAAAAAAGGATTGGGTTATTTTGGGAAATACATTCAACCAACTCCAATACTTTTACCAATTAACATCCTAGAAGATTTCACAAAACCCTTATCTCTTAGTTTTCGACTTTTCGGGAATATATTGGCTGATGAATTAGTAGTTGTCGTTCTTGTTTCTTTAGTCCCTTCAGTAGTTCCTATACCTGTCATGTTTCTTGGATTATTTACAAGTGGTATTCAAGCTCTTATTTTTGCAACGTTAGCTGCGGCTTATATAGGTGAATCCATGGAGGGTCATCATTGA